AAGGGCAGCGCATTGTCTCGCGCCATGGCGAACGTGAGTCGGATGGCCGCGGTGTGCACGGCCAACGAGCACACGAAGACCGCGATGACGATGCAGATCAGGAAGACGGTGCCCAGCGGGCCCCACATCACCGATTCGACGATGGACTGCAGGCTGCCGTCGGGGCTGCCGAGGGAAGGATCGTTCAGGTCCGGCGCGGCCATGACCGCGAACACCAGGATGGCTCCGCCGATGACGAACGAGGCGAGGATGGCGCGCAAGATCGCTTTGGGCGCGGTCCGCCGAGGTTCGACGGTTTCCTCGCCGAGCGAGCTCGCGGTGTCGAATCCGTACATCACGTAACCCGACGCCAACGAGGCGACCAGGAAGGCACCGAGGTAACCGCCGCTCTCGCCGGCACCGTAGCCGTTGGTGGAGAAGAACACCTCGGGCCCCCGAGTGATGTTGGCCGCGAGCAGGATAGCGATGAGGACGGCCGCAATGAGTTCGATGAACACACCTGCACTGTTGATCATTGCCATCAGCCGAACGCCGAGCGCGTTGATCGTGGTGGTGATGGCGATCAGAATCGCACCGAGCAACACTGCGTTGGCCGCGAAGTCGGTGTCGCCCGAGCCGTCACCGATGATCTGGAACCCGCTCCAGATCCGTGGCAGATTCAGCTGCAGAGCGAGGGCAACGGCGGCCAGTGTCACGATCGATGCCGTGAGCATCAACCAGCCCGCCGACCAACCGACGATCCTGCGGCCCAACAGCTTCGCCCAGTTGTACACCGATCCCGCCACCGGATACTTCGCAGCCAACTCCATGAAGCACAGTGCTACGCAGAGTTGGCCCACGAAGACTGCAGGCCATGACCACAGGTACGCCGGACCGGCGGTGCCGAAACCGAAGTAGAACAGCTGGAACGTGCCGGTGAGGATCGAGATGTAGCTGACGCCGGCGGCGAAGCTGGCGAATTTCCCGAGACTGCGGTCGAGCGATTCCTTGTACCCGAAATCGTCCATTCCGCTCGAGCTGTCGTTCAGTAATGCCATGTTCCTGGCCTTTCCCATCGTGCACTATCGGGTACCGAACCACCCCGCCGCTGTAGGTGAGGTGTTGTGCCAAATATGCTTCGCTTCTTGATATTCGGACATACCGGACGGACCGAGTTCACGGCCGTTTCCGGACTGTTTGAAGCCGCCCCATTCCGCGCCCGCCGTGTAGACACCGAAATCGTTGAGCCACACCGTTCCATGACGTAGCCCACGCACCATTCTTTCGCCTCGCGCGGCGTCGGACGTCCGAACTCCCGCAGCGAGACCGTAATTCGTATCGTTGCCCAGCAGCAGCGCTTCGGCCTCGGTGTCGAAGCGCTCCACAGTGAGTATGGGCCCGAATGTCTCCTCCTGCACGATATTCATGGACCGATCGCAATGATCGAAAATCGTGGGCAGAAAATAGCTACCCTTCTCCAGAGCGGGATCGTCCGGTTTCGTTCCACCGATCACCAGCGTTGCACCCTCTTCGATGCCACCCGCGACGAAGCCTTCGATCTTCTCGCGTTGCGCCTGCGACACGAGCGGTCCGGTCTCGCTGGCCGGGTCCATACCCGGACCCATCACGATGGTCTTCGCGCGCTCTGCCACGGCGGCCACGAAACGGTCGGCCACCGATCCCTCGACGATCAGTCGTGTTCCGGCCGAACACACCTGACCGGAATGCAGAAACACTCCGGTCAGCACGTTGTCGACCGAGTCGGCGAACGACTGATCGTCGGCCACCGCGTCGGCGAACACGATATGTGGATTCTTACCGCCGAGTTCGACGGCTACCTTGGTGACGTTCTCGGCGGCAGCGGCCAGGATATGTCTGCCTGTCGCCAGCCCACCGGTGAAGGAAATGAAGTCGACGTCACGGTTTCGGGTGAGCGCATCTCCGAGAACCGCGCCGCTCCCCTGCAGCAGATTGACCACACCCGCAGGTACACCTGCTTCCTCGACCAGCTTGGTGAATGCGATGGTGCTCAATGGGGTCACTTCGCTCGGTTTGAGTACCATCGTGCAACCGGCCGCAAGCGCCGGCGCGATCTTCCACGAGATCTGCAGCAGCGGATAGTTCCACGGTGCGATCATGACGCACACACCGATCGGCTCGTGTACCACGCGGCTGAGAATTTCGGGCCGGTCGACATCGATCAGTCGATCCGCCTGCACCACAGCGAGATCGGCATAGAAGCGGAACACCGACGTGACGTCGTCGATGTCGATCTCACTCTCGCCGAACGTCTTTCCGGTATCGAGGGTCTCGATGTGCGCCAACTTCGCCTTGTCCCGCTGGAGCAAGTCTGCGATGCGATTGAGCAGATCACTGCGCTCACCCACCGTCACCGAGCGCCACGGCCCGTCGTCGAACGCGGACCGCGCCGCTGCCACCGCGCGCAAAGCGTCGTCGGGCGTGGCCTCGTCCACGACGGCTACCGTGCTGCCGTTGGACGGATCGACGATGTCGCGGGTCCCACCGTCACCGGACCCCAGCCACTGCCCGTCGACGAACAACGAGGGGCGCAATGCGGTCGGATCGAATCCTGCGTCGGAGTCGGTCACTCGACACCTTCTTCCGTGTGTGGGCCTGATCGTGTGTCTACGGTATGCCCTCAGCGGCCGGTGACTCCATCGATCTGCTCGCGGATGATGTCCGCATGCCCGTTGTGCCGCGCATATTCGCCGATCATGTGCACGTAGACCATCCTCAGTGACATCGGTCCGCCTCGAAAGTCGACCGGATCCTCGAACGAGTGTCGGGCAGCGACCACGTCCGAGGCCGCACACTCGGCAGCGAATCGCGCGAAGTCCGACTCGGCACCCGATGCCGCCGCTCCCAGGAAGTCGGAGTCCTTACCCAACGCGGCGTCGTACATCGGGTCGAACGACATCGAAGCCAGTCGCTCTCGAAACCAGATGCGTTCGACCTTCGCGAGGTGACGGACGAGTCCGAGAAGGGAGACCGTCGAGTGCGAGAAAGGACGGCGCGCAAGCTGTTCGGCATCGGCACCGGCACAGATGTTCAGCAACGTGGCTCGATGCCAGCGCAGCACTCCCTCGAGCATCGGTCTGTCGTCACCGACGAGTGGACCGTCGACCGGTTCCGGTGTGGGCACTGTCCATGTCTTTCGCCGTTCGGTCATGCACCGATTGTCGAACATGCAACTGCACTGTGCAGCGCAGCGCATTACGGTGGGATTCATGACTATCGAAGATGTGGGCGGCAGACGAACGGTGACGGCGGACGAGCTACTTCTCCTGGTGGGTGATCATCTGCTCATCGAAGAGGGTGTCGCGACCGGATTCATCGAAAGCGCGGGCCAGGTAGCCGAGAGCGTCGCGGTGACAGTGACCGATGGCGTCGACGGAACCACCACGACCGAGCGAGTCTTTCTTCCCGACGCCGAGGTGACCATCGAACCGGCCGACCGCGGACGCGCCCCCGTCACTCTGTGACTTCTCTGCCGGGCAGACGAATACCTGCTCAGAAGTACATTCGTGTAA
The nucleotide sequence above comes from Rhodococcoides fascians A25f. Encoded proteins:
- a CDS encoding aldehyde dehydrogenase family protein, which translates into the protein MRPSLFVDGQWLGSGDGGTRDIVDPSNGSTVAVVDEATPDDALRAVAAARSAFDDGPWRSVTVGERSDLLNRIADLLQRDKAKLAHIETLDTGKTFGESEIDIDDVTSVFRFYADLAVVQADRLIDVDRPEILSRVVHEPIGVCVMIAPWNYPLLQISWKIAPALAAGCTMVLKPSEVTPLSTIAFTKLVEEAGVPAGVVNLLQGSGAVLGDALTRNRDVDFISFTGGLATGRHILAAAAENVTKVAVELGGKNPHIVFADAVADDQSFADSVDNVLTGVFLHSGQVCSAGTRLIVEGSVADRFVAAVAERAKTIVMGPGMDPASETGPLVSQAQREKIEGFVAGGIEEGATLVIGGTKPDDPALEKGSYFLPTIFDHCDRSMNIVQEETFGPILTVERFDTEAEALLLGNDTNYGLAAGVRTSDAARGERMVRGLRHGTVWLNDFGVYTAGAEWGGFKQSGNGRELGPSGMSEYQEAKHIWHNTSPTAAGWFGTR
- a CDS encoding APC family permease → MALLNDSSSGMDDFGYKESLDRSLGKFASFAAGVSYISILTGTFQLFYFGFGTAGPAYLWSWPAVFVGQLCVALCFMELAAKYPVAGSVYNWAKLLGRRIVGWSAGWLMLTASIVTLAAVALALQLNLPRIWSGFQIIGDGSGDTDFAANAVLLGAILIAITTTINALGVRLMAMINSAGVFIELIAAVLIAILLAANITRGPEVFFSTNGYGAGESGGYLGAFLVASLASGYVMYGFDTASSLGEETVEPRRTAPKAILRAILASFVIGGAILVFAVMAAPDLNDPSLGSPDGSLQSIVESVMWGPLGTVFLICIVIAVFVCSLAVHTAAIRLTFAMARDNALPFGESLARVNPKTQTPVVPAVTIGVLAIVILVVNIGQPQIFTVLTSIAIIMIYLAYLMVTGPLLVKRVKGEWPPADLKPGGYFTMGRWGLPVNIAAVVWGAGMAINLAWPREAVYGTPWYNTFGAFVYIGGILGVGLLWYAIKGRKHIGTLKSHASTGN
- a CDS encoding DinB family protein, with the translated sequence MTERRKTWTVPTPEPVDGPLVGDDRPMLEGVLRWHRATLLNICAGADAEQLARRPFSHSTVSLLGLVRHLAKVERIWFRERLASMSFDPMYDAALGKDSDFLGAAASGAESDFARFAAECAASDVVAARHSFEDPVDFRGGPMSLRMVYVHMIGEYARHNGHADIIREQIDGVTGR